From Toxorhynchites rutilus septentrionalis strain SRP chromosome 2, ASM2978413v1, whole genome shotgun sequence, a single genomic window includes:
- the LOC129769977 gene encoding galectin-5-like isoform X2, protein MATIPIISPKAPFLGSIPGGLSSGSVVRVKCVLNNFGDRCQINLQTGAALNPRDDVLLHISIRPQEGAIVRNTLQNQIWGTEERYGGCPITYGQSFVVSMQLEWDRFKIAINGEHFCTFGNRFPNRQVQFVSVDGNCTIDYITMERGTTITHGSPVVISNPGMIAVCPPYIPPQPYHPSGSVLYPPAPPPPPPPYTPSAHYPGRKRRTVFMKLF, encoded by the exons ATGGCTACAATTCCAATTATTTCACCT AAAGCTCCATTTCTAGGATCCATACCGGGCGGCCTTTCCAGTGGCTCGGTAGTACGAGTAAAGTGTGTCCTCAACAATTTTGGAGATCG GTGTCAGATCAATCTACAGACCGGTGCCGCATTAAATCCACGCGATGATGTCCTGCTGCATATAAGCATCCGGCCGCAGGAGGGGGCGATCGTGCGAAACACGTTGCAGAATCAGATATGGGGCACCGAAGAACGATACGGCGGTTGTCCAATTACTTACGGTCAAAGTTTTGTTGTTTCGATGCAGCTCGAGTGGGACCGGTTTAAGATAGCCATCAATGGAGAACATTTTTGTACGTTCGGTAATCGATTCCCAAATCGCCAAGTTCAGTTCGTATCGGTTGATGGAAACTGTACCATTGATTATATCACCATGGAAAGAGGCACAACGATTACGCATGGGTCACCCGTTGTGATTTCAAATCCTGGAATGATTGCAG TTTGCCCACCGTATATTCCGCCTCAACCATATCACCCATCTGGTAGCGTTCTGTATCCTCCGGCACCGCCACCACCTCCACCACCGTATACTCCATCAGCACACTACCCAGGTAGAAAAAGACGTACTGTTTTTATGAAACTCTTCTAG
- the LOC129769977 gene encoding galectin-5-like isoform X1 yields the protein MATIPIISPKAPFLGSIPGGLSSGSVVRVKCVLNNFGDRCQINLQTGAALNPRDDVLLHISIRPQEGAIVRNTLQNQIWGTEERYGGCPITYGQSFVVSMQLEWDRFKIAINGEHFCTFGNRFPNRQVQFVSVDGNCTIDYITMERGTTITHGSPVVISNPGMIAVCPPYIPPQPYHPSGSVLYPPAPPPPPPPYTPSAHYPGLPSHPPPYPGYPHRPAHATPYSAFTDELRTKFEKMSHE from the exons ATGGCTACAATTCCAATTATTTCACCT AAAGCTCCATTTCTAGGATCCATACCGGGCGGCCTTTCCAGTGGCTCGGTAGTACGAGTAAAGTGTGTCCTCAACAATTTTGGAGATCG GTGTCAGATCAATCTACAGACCGGTGCCGCATTAAATCCACGCGATGATGTCCTGCTGCATATAAGCATCCGGCCGCAGGAGGGGGCGATCGTGCGAAACACGTTGCAGAATCAGATATGGGGCACCGAAGAACGATACGGCGGTTGTCCAATTACTTACGGTCAAAGTTTTGTTGTTTCGATGCAGCTCGAGTGGGACCGGTTTAAGATAGCCATCAATGGAGAACATTTTTGTACGTTCGGTAATCGATTCCCAAATCGCCAAGTTCAGTTCGTATCGGTTGATGGAAACTGTACCATTGATTATATCACCATGGAAAGAGGCACAACGATTACGCATGGGTCACCCGTTGTGATTTCAAATCCTGGAATGATTGCAG TTTGCCCACCGTATATTCCGCCTCAACCATATCACCCATCTGGTAGCGTTCTGTATCCTCCGGCACCGCCACCACCTCCACCACCGTATACTCCATCAGCACACTACCCAG GCCTTCCATCACATCCTCCACCCTATCCTGGTTATCCACACAGACCTGCTCATGCAACTCCATATTCGGCATTCACAGATGAATTGAGAaccaaattcgaaaaaatgtcaCACGAATAA